A genomic window from Vitis riparia cultivar Riparia Gloire de Montpellier isolate 1030 chromosome 18, EGFV_Vit.rip_1.0, whole genome shotgun sequence includes:
- the LOC117907626 gene encoding disease resistance protein RPV1-like isoform X1, giving the protein MASPSTSTHEGIYDVFLSFRGEDTRYHFTDHLYSALRDNGVHTFRDDEELERGDVIAPGLLKAIEQSRISIVVFSENYAQSRWCLDELVKIIECMTERKQIVLPVFYHVDPSHVRKQMGSYGEAFAYHEKDADLKKREKIQKWRTALTETSNLSGWHLRDNQSESNVIKEITDKIITRLNPRSLYVGKNIVGMNIRLEKLVSLINIDSNDVCFVGICGLGGIGKTTIAKALYNKISNQFQGASFLANVRENSEKHSDILQLQRQLLDDIDKGKNRKISNVHEGMDAIKKVLSLRRVLVVLDDVDNFEQLNHFAGEHDWFGPGSRILITTRNKHLLHVDKYHEIEELNSEEALQLFSLYAFKPTCHQEDYEDLPDRIVKYAKGLPLALRVLGSHLCERTPSAWESELHKLEREPIQEIQNVLKISYDGLDRTQGEIFLDIACFFKGQDKDFVSRILDGCDFYAESGFSVLCDRCLITILDDKIYMHDLIQQMGWHIVREQNPEKPGKWSRLWECEDVFRVLTRNEGTEAIKGIFLDMSTSKQLQFTTEAFKMMNDLRLLKVHQDANYDSAVKYWTLAGLFEMHLSQVHFCRDFEFPSQELRYLHWDGYPLESLPSNFYAENLVELNLRCSNIKQLWETELFKKLKVINLSHSKHLKKIPNPSSVPNLEILTLEGCINLESLPRSIYKLRRLKTLCCGGCKNLRSFPEIMGHMEKLRKLDLDNTAIVKLPSSIEHLKGLEYLDLSNCKDLITVPQSICNLTSLKFLNFDFCSKLEKLPEDLKSLKCLQKLYLQDLNCQLPSVSGLCSLKVLNLSESNVIDKGILINICHLSSLEELYLNNCNLMDGEIPSEVCQLSSLKELDLSWNHFSTIPASISQLSKLKALGLSHCRNLLQIPELPSTLQFLDAHNSHFTLSSPSSFLPSSFSEFQDFVCGSSFQLCVCYSYSYFEEGVSIFFPGISGIPEWIMGENMGNHVTIDLPQDWFEDKDLLGFALCSAYVPLDDESKDDFEHGFEDKSEIQSENESDHDEWAHKSEDESENGSAYKFDKKSKYEYSPCSLECDLTFHGDQSKFSIYPSLSSWCECCENDGASGQTWVSYYPKFAIEKKYHSNTWGRLKASFHGYFNGMPVKVEKCGMQLIYAKNDEYNCPTLTTMPDTWNMECLQKLYLDGTAIKEIPSSIDSLSILVEFYTRNCKNLESLPRSICRLKYLQVLCCTNCSKLGSFPEVMENMNNLRELHLHGTAIQDLPSSIENLKGLEFLDLASCKKLVTLPTHICNLKSLKTLHVYGCSKLNKLPKSLGSLQCLEHLDAGCLGSIAPPLPSLSGLCSLRILHLNGLNLMQWSIQDDICRLYSLQVLDLTNCNLIDDGITDEIFHLSSLQVLLLSRNHISKIPAGISQLSKLQVLGVSHCKMAVEIPELPSSLRSIDVHACTGLITLSNPSSLFWASLFKCFKSAIQDLECGNHCYDPSPEAWPDFCYFGQGISILIPRSSGIPEWIRHQKNGSRVTIELPRYWYKNKDLLGFALFSVHIPLDNESVDISEDEDLPCCSLKCELTFRGDQFAFLDDLSLDSWCECYKNDGASGQVWVLYYPKVAIKEKYHSNKWRRLKASFHCYLNGTPVKVEKCGMQLIYVDNDVYSRPTKIQHNDSQENLGDQRSTVEGVNVNDRRSCDDAQNTTQQTHLPIMQYTNGNDPGEQDDEQNHMSRWLNLLFNIIECICRGRQ; this is encoded by the exons atgGCTTCACCCTCTACTTCAACCCATGAAGGGATTTATGATGTTTTCTTAAGTTTTAGGGGAGAAGACACCCGCTACCACTTCACTGATCACCTCTACTCCGCACTGAGAGATAATGGCGTCCACACCTTTAGAGATGACGAAGAGCTTGAGAGAGGAGATGTGATTGCTCCAGGACTCCTTAAAGCTATTGAGCAATCAAGGATTTCTATTGTTGTTTTCTCAGAAAACTATGCCCAATCTAGATGGTGTTTGGACGAACTGGTCAAAATCATCGAGTGTATGACAGAAAGGAAACAAATAGTTCTGCCAGTTTTCTACCATGTCGATCCTTCCCATGTGCGGAAGCAAATGGGGAGTTATGGAGAGGCATTTGCATATCATGAAAAGGATGCTGATCTgaagaaaagggagaagataCAGAAGTGGAGGACTGCCTTGACAGAAACAAGCAATCTATCTGGCTGGCATCTACGTGATAATCA GTCTGAGTCCAATGTTATTAAAGAAATTACTGATAAGATCATTACAAGATTGAATCCTAGGAGTTTGTATGTTGGCAAAAACATAGTTGGAATGAATATTCGTTTGGAAAAACTAGTATCTTTGATAAACATTGATTCGAATGATGTTTGCTTTGTTGGGATTTGTGGACTTGGTGGAATCGGTAAGACTACCATCGCCAAAGCTCTCTATAATAAGATCTCAAATCAATTTCAGGGTGCTTCATTTCTTGCAAATGTTAGGGAGAACTCCGAAAAGCATTCTGATATACTTCAGTTACAACGACAACTCCTTGATGACATCGACAAGGGAAAAAATCGGAAAATAAGTAATGTTCACGAAGGAATGGATGCGATAAAGAAAGTGCTCTCCTTAAGAAGAGTTCTTGTTGTTCTCGATGATGTAGATAATTTTGAACAATTAAATCACTTTGCGGGGGAGCATGATTGGTTTGGCCCAGGAAGTAGAATCCTCATAACAACTAGAAATAAGCATCTACTGCATGTGGATAAATATCATGAGATTGAAGAACTGAATTCTGAAGAAGCTCTTCAACTCTTCAGCCTGTATGCCTTTAAACCAACTTGTCACCAAGAAGATTATGAAGATCTCCCGGACCGTATAGTAAAGTATGCTAAAGGCCTCCCATTAGCTCTTCGAGTTTTGGGTTCTCACTTATGTGAGAGGACACCAAGTGCATGGGAAAGTGAATTACATAAGTTGGAAAGAGAACCAATCCAAGAAATTCAGAATGTGCTGAAAATAAGTTATGATGGATTAGATCGTACACAAGGAGAGATATTCCTAGATATTGCATGCTTCTTTAAAGGGCAAGACAAAGATTTTGTTTCAAGAATATTAGATGGTTGTGATTTCTATGCAGAGAGCGGATTCAGCGTTCTATGTGATAGGTGTCTTATAACCATTTTGGACGATAAGATATATATGCATGATTTGATACAACAAATGGGTTGGCATATTGTTCGTGAACAAAATCCTGAAAAGCCTGGAAAATGGAGTAGATTGTGGGAGTGTGAGGATGTCTTTCGTGTATTAACAAGAAATGAG gggaCAGAAGCAATCAAAGGGATATTTCTAGATATGTCAACATCAAAACAGTTGCAATTTACTACCGAAGCTTTCAAAATGATGAATGATCTTAGATTACTCAAAGTCCATCAAGATGCTAACTATGATTCTGCTGTAAAATATTGGACACTTGCGGGACTATTTGAAATGCACCTTTCTCAAGTACACTTTTGTAGGGACTTTGAGTTTCCTTCTCAGGAGTTGAGATATCTCCATTGGGATGGATACCCTTTGGAATCTTTACCATCAAATTTTTATGCAGAGAACCTGGTAGAACTCAACTTGCGGTGTAGCAACATAAAGCAACTTTGGGAAACAgag ctttttaaaaagttaaaggTCATCAATCTTAGTCATTCTAAGCATCTCAAGAAGATTCCAAACCCCTCAAGTGTACCAAATTTGGAGATACTAACTCTTGAAG GGTGCATAAACCTTGAGAGTCTTCCAAGGAGTATTTATAAATTGAGACGCCTTAAAACTCTCTGTTGTGGTGGCTGTAAAAATCTAAGAAGCTTTCCGGAAATCATGGGTCATATGGAAAAACTAAGAAAGCTTGACTTAGATAATACAGCTATAGTAAAGTTACCATCATCAATTGAACACCTGAAAGGACTTGAGTACTTGGATTTATCAAATTGTAAAGACCTCATAACCGTCCCTCAAAGCATTTGTAATTTGACGTCTCttaaatttctcaattttgacTTCTGTTCAAAACTTGAAAAGCTGCCAGAGGATTTGAAGAGCTTGAAATGTTTACAGAAGCTTTATTTACAAGATCTCAATTGTCAACTGCCTTCTGTGTCAGGTTTATGCTCCTTGAAAGTATTAAATTTGAGCGAAAGCAATGTAATTGACAAAGGGATCCTCATTAATATTTGTCACCTATCATCATTGGAAGAACTGTACCTAAATAATTGCAATCTAATGGATGGAGAAATCCCCAGTGAAGTTTGTCAACTATCATCATTGAAAGAATTAGATCTGAGCTGGAATCATTTTAGTACCATACCTGCTAGCATCAGTCAACTTTCTAAGCTGAAAGCCCTTGGGTTGAGTCACTGCAGGAACCTTCTACAAATTCCAGAGCTTCCATCAACTCTACAATTTTTAGATGCACACAATTCACATTTTACTTTATCAAGTCCATCGTCATTTTTACCATCATCATTTTCAGAGTTTCAG gATTTTGTATGTGGTAGTTCATTTCAATTATGTGTATGTTATTCTTACTCCTATTTTGAAGAGGGAGtcagtattttttttcctggaATTAGTGGAATTCCAGAGTGGATAATGGGTGAGAATATGGGAAATCATGTAACTATAGATCTTCCTCAGGATTGGTTTGAGGACAAGGACTTGTTGGGATTTGCTTTATGCTCGGCTTATGTTCCTCTTGATGACGAATCTAAGGATGATTTTGAACATGGATTTGAGGATAAATCAGAGATTCAATCTGAAAATGAATCAGATCATGATGAATGGGCTCATAAATCTGAGGATGAATCTGAGAATGGATCTGCctataaatttgataagaaaTCTAAGTATGAATATAGTCCTTGTAGTTTAGAATGTGATTTGACTTTCCATGGTGATCAATCTAAATTCTCGATTTATCCGTCCTTATCATCCTGGTGTGAATGCTGTGAAAATGATGGTGCATCAGGTCAAACGTGGGTGTCGTATTATCCAAAGTTTGCCATTGAGAAAAAGTATCACTCCAATACATGGGGGCGCTTGAAGGCTTCATTTCATGGTTACTTCAATGGTATGCCGGTGAAAGTGGAGAAGTGTGGGATGCAGCTCATATATGCCAAAAATGATGAGTATAACTGTCCTACACTGACAACAATGCCAGACACTTGGAATATGGAATGTTTGCAGAAGCTTTATTTAGATGGTACTGCTATTAAGGAAATACCATCCTCAATAGACAGTCTCTCCATACTTGTTGAGTTTTATACACGAAACTGCAAAAACCTTGAAAGTCTTCCAAGGAgcatttgtaggttgaaataCCTTCAAGTTCTTTGTTGCACTAACTGTTCAAAGCTAGGAAGTTTTCCAGAAGTCATGGAGAATATGAACAATTTACGAGAGCTTCATTTACATGGAACAGCTATACAAGATCTACCATcatcaattgaaaatttgaaggggCTCGAATTTTTGGATTTAGCATCTTGCAAAAAGCTTGTGACCCTTCCTACCCACATTTGTAATTTGAAATCTCTCAAAACTCTTCATGTTTATGGTTGTTCAAAACTCAACAAATTGCCAAAGAGCCTAGGAAGCCTGCAATGTTTGGAGCACCTTGATGCTGGATGCTTAGGTTCAATTGCTCCTCCACTGCCTTCTTTGTCAGGTCTATGCTCCTTAAGAATATTACATCTGAATGGGTTAAATCTAATGCAATGGTCAATCCAGGATGACATTTGCCGGTTGTACTCACTGCAGGTATTAGATCTCACTAACTGCAATCTAATTGATGACGGAATCACAGATGAAATTTTTCACCTATCATCACTGCAAGTATTATTACTAAGCAGAAACCACATTAGCAAGATACCTGCTGGAATTAGTCAACTTTCAAAGCTGCAAGTGCTTGGAGTTAGTCACTGCAAGATGGCTGTCGAAATTCCAGAACTTCCATCGAGTCTACGGTCCATAGATGTACATGCTTGTACGGGCCTGATAACATTATCAAATCCATCAAGTCTATTTTGGGCTTCTCTCTTCAAATGCTTCAAATCAGCTATTCAG GATTTGGAATGTGGAAATCATTGCTATGATCCATCTCCAGAAGCGTGGCcagatttttgttattttggtCAGGGAATTAGTATTCTTATTCCAAGAAGTAGTGGAATTCCAGAATGGATACGACATCAGAAAAATGGATCCAGAGTAACAATAGAGCTTCCTCGGTATTGGTATAAAAACAAGGATTTATTGGGATTTGCTTTATTCTCTGTTCATATTCCTCTTGATAATGAGTCCGTGGATATATCAGAAGATGAAGATCTACCTTGTTGTAGTTTAAAATGTGAATTGACTTTCCGTGGTGATCAATTTGCATTCTTGGATGATCTGTCCTTAGATTCCTGGTGTGAATGCTACAAAAATGATGGGGCATCAGGTCAAGTGTGGGTGTTGTATTATCCAAAGGTTGCTATTAAGGAAAAGTATCACTCCAATAAGTGGAGGCGCTTGAAGGCTTCATTTCATTGTTACTTGAATGGTACACCGGTGAAGGTGGAGAAGTGTGGGATGCAGCTCATATATGTTGATAATGATGTGTATAGCCGTCCTACAAAAATACAACACAATGATTCTCAAGAGAATTTGGGTGACCAAAGATCAACAGTAGAGGGTGTGAATGTTAATGATCGGAGAAGCTGTGATGATGCACAAAATACTACACAGCAGACCCACTTGCCAATAATGCAATACACGAATGGTAATGATCCTGGTGAGCAGGATGATGAACAGAACCATATGTCTAGGTGGTTGAATCTTCTTTTCAACATTATTGAATGCATATGCCGTGGAAGACAATAA
- the LOC117907626 gene encoding disease resistance protein RUN1-like isoform X2, with translation MASPSTSTHEGIYDVFLSFRGEDTRYHFTDHLYSALRDNGVHTFRDDEELERGDVIAPGLLKAIEQSRISIVVFSENYAQSRWCLDELVKIIECMTERKQIVLPVFYHVDPSHVRKQMGSYGEAFAYHEKDADLKKREKIQKWRTALTETSNLSGWHLRDNQSESNVIKEITDKIITRLNPRSLYVGKNIVGMNIRLEKLVSLINIDSNDVCFVGICGLGGIGKTTIAKALYNKISNQFQGASFLANVRENSEKHSDILQLQRQLLDDIDKGKNRKISNVHEGMDAIKKVLSLRRVLVVLDDVDNFEQLNHFAGEHDWFGPGSRILITTRNKHLLHVDKYHEIEELNSEEALQLFSLYAFKPTCHQEDYEDLPDRIVKYAKGLPLALRVLGSHLCERTPSAWESELHKLEREPIQEIQNVLKISYDGLDRTQGEIFLDIACFFKGQDKDFVSRILDGCDFYAESGFSVLCDRCLITILDDKIYMHDLIQQMGWHIVREQNPEKPGKWSRLWECEDVFRVLTRNEGTEAIKGIFLDMSTSKQLQFTTEAFKMMNDLRLLKVHQDANYDSAVKYWTLAGLFEMHLSQVHFCRDFEFPSQELRYLHWDGYPLESLPSNFYAENLVELNLRCSNIKQLWETELFKKLKVINLSHSKHLKKIPNPSSVPNLEILTLEGCINLESLPRSIYKLRRLKTLCCGGCKNLRSFPEIMGHMEKLRKLDLDNTAIVKLPSSIEHLKGLEYLDLSNCKDLITVPQSICNLTSLKFLNFDFCSKLEKLPEDLKSLKCLQKLYLQDLNCQLPSVSGLCSLKVLNLSESNVIDKGILINICHLSSLEELYLNNCNLMDGEIPSEVCQLSSLKELDLSWNHFSTIPASISQLSKLKALGLSHCRNLLQIPELPSTLQFLDAHNSHFTLSSPSSFLPSSFSEFQDFVCGSSFQLCVCYSYSYFEEGVSIFFPGISGIPEWIMGENMGNHVTIDLPQDWFEDKDLLGFALCSAYVPLDDESKDDFEHGFEDKSEIQSENESDHDEWAHKSEDESENGSAYKFDKKSKYEYSPCSLECDLTFHGDQSKFSIYPSLSSWCECCENDGASGQTWVSYYPKFAIEKKYHSNTWGRLKASFHGYFNGMPVKVEKCGMQLIYAKNDEYNCPTLTTMPDTWNMECLQKLYLDGTAIKEIPSSIDSLSILVEFYTRNCKNLESLPRSICRLKYLQVLCCTNCSKLGSFPEVMENMNNLRELHLHGTAIQDLPSSIENLKGLEFLDLASCKKLVTLPTHICNLKSLKTLHVYGCSKLNKLPKSLGSLQCLEHLDAGCLGSIAPPLPSLSGIRSH, from the exons atgGCTTCACCCTCTACTTCAACCCATGAAGGGATTTATGATGTTTTCTTAAGTTTTAGGGGAGAAGACACCCGCTACCACTTCACTGATCACCTCTACTCCGCACTGAGAGATAATGGCGTCCACACCTTTAGAGATGACGAAGAGCTTGAGAGAGGAGATGTGATTGCTCCAGGACTCCTTAAAGCTATTGAGCAATCAAGGATTTCTATTGTTGTTTTCTCAGAAAACTATGCCCAATCTAGATGGTGTTTGGACGAACTGGTCAAAATCATCGAGTGTATGACAGAAAGGAAACAAATAGTTCTGCCAGTTTTCTACCATGTCGATCCTTCCCATGTGCGGAAGCAAATGGGGAGTTATGGAGAGGCATTTGCATATCATGAAAAGGATGCTGATCTgaagaaaagggagaagataCAGAAGTGGAGGACTGCCTTGACAGAAACAAGCAATCTATCTGGCTGGCATCTACGTGATAATCA GTCTGAGTCCAATGTTATTAAAGAAATTACTGATAAGATCATTACAAGATTGAATCCTAGGAGTTTGTATGTTGGCAAAAACATAGTTGGAATGAATATTCGTTTGGAAAAACTAGTATCTTTGATAAACATTGATTCGAATGATGTTTGCTTTGTTGGGATTTGTGGACTTGGTGGAATCGGTAAGACTACCATCGCCAAAGCTCTCTATAATAAGATCTCAAATCAATTTCAGGGTGCTTCATTTCTTGCAAATGTTAGGGAGAACTCCGAAAAGCATTCTGATATACTTCAGTTACAACGACAACTCCTTGATGACATCGACAAGGGAAAAAATCGGAAAATAAGTAATGTTCACGAAGGAATGGATGCGATAAAGAAAGTGCTCTCCTTAAGAAGAGTTCTTGTTGTTCTCGATGATGTAGATAATTTTGAACAATTAAATCACTTTGCGGGGGAGCATGATTGGTTTGGCCCAGGAAGTAGAATCCTCATAACAACTAGAAATAAGCATCTACTGCATGTGGATAAATATCATGAGATTGAAGAACTGAATTCTGAAGAAGCTCTTCAACTCTTCAGCCTGTATGCCTTTAAACCAACTTGTCACCAAGAAGATTATGAAGATCTCCCGGACCGTATAGTAAAGTATGCTAAAGGCCTCCCATTAGCTCTTCGAGTTTTGGGTTCTCACTTATGTGAGAGGACACCAAGTGCATGGGAAAGTGAATTACATAAGTTGGAAAGAGAACCAATCCAAGAAATTCAGAATGTGCTGAAAATAAGTTATGATGGATTAGATCGTACACAAGGAGAGATATTCCTAGATATTGCATGCTTCTTTAAAGGGCAAGACAAAGATTTTGTTTCAAGAATATTAGATGGTTGTGATTTCTATGCAGAGAGCGGATTCAGCGTTCTATGTGATAGGTGTCTTATAACCATTTTGGACGATAAGATATATATGCATGATTTGATACAACAAATGGGTTGGCATATTGTTCGTGAACAAAATCCTGAAAAGCCTGGAAAATGGAGTAGATTGTGGGAGTGTGAGGATGTCTTTCGTGTATTAACAAGAAATGAG gggaCAGAAGCAATCAAAGGGATATTTCTAGATATGTCAACATCAAAACAGTTGCAATTTACTACCGAAGCTTTCAAAATGATGAATGATCTTAGATTACTCAAAGTCCATCAAGATGCTAACTATGATTCTGCTGTAAAATATTGGACACTTGCGGGACTATTTGAAATGCACCTTTCTCAAGTACACTTTTGTAGGGACTTTGAGTTTCCTTCTCAGGAGTTGAGATATCTCCATTGGGATGGATACCCTTTGGAATCTTTACCATCAAATTTTTATGCAGAGAACCTGGTAGAACTCAACTTGCGGTGTAGCAACATAAAGCAACTTTGGGAAACAgag ctttttaaaaagttaaaggTCATCAATCTTAGTCATTCTAAGCATCTCAAGAAGATTCCAAACCCCTCAAGTGTACCAAATTTGGAGATACTAACTCTTGAAG GGTGCATAAACCTTGAGAGTCTTCCAAGGAGTATTTATAAATTGAGACGCCTTAAAACTCTCTGTTGTGGTGGCTGTAAAAATCTAAGAAGCTTTCCGGAAATCATGGGTCATATGGAAAAACTAAGAAAGCTTGACTTAGATAATACAGCTATAGTAAAGTTACCATCATCAATTGAACACCTGAAAGGACTTGAGTACTTGGATTTATCAAATTGTAAAGACCTCATAACCGTCCCTCAAAGCATTTGTAATTTGACGTCTCttaaatttctcaattttgacTTCTGTTCAAAACTTGAAAAGCTGCCAGAGGATTTGAAGAGCTTGAAATGTTTACAGAAGCTTTATTTACAAGATCTCAATTGTCAACTGCCTTCTGTGTCAGGTTTATGCTCCTTGAAAGTATTAAATTTGAGCGAAAGCAATGTAATTGACAAAGGGATCCTCATTAATATTTGTCACCTATCATCATTGGAAGAACTGTACCTAAATAATTGCAATCTAATGGATGGAGAAATCCCCAGTGAAGTTTGTCAACTATCATCATTGAAAGAATTAGATCTGAGCTGGAATCATTTTAGTACCATACCTGCTAGCATCAGTCAACTTTCTAAGCTGAAAGCCCTTGGGTTGAGTCACTGCAGGAACCTTCTACAAATTCCAGAGCTTCCATCAACTCTACAATTTTTAGATGCACACAATTCACATTTTACTTTATCAAGTCCATCGTCATTTTTACCATCATCATTTTCAGAGTTTCAG gATTTTGTATGTGGTAGTTCATTTCAATTATGTGTATGTTATTCTTACTCCTATTTTGAAGAGGGAGtcagtattttttttcctggaATTAGTGGAATTCCAGAGTGGATAATGGGTGAGAATATGGGAAATCATGTAACTATAGATCTTCCTCAGGATTGGTTTGAGGACAAGGACTTGTTGGGATTTGCTTTATGCTCGGCTTATGTTCCTCTTGATGACGAATCTAAGGATGATTTTGAACATGGATTTGAGGATAAATCAGAGATTCAATCTGAAAATGAATCAGATCATGATGAATGGGCTCATAAATCTGAGGATGAATCTGAGAATGGATCTGCctataaatttgataagaaaTCTAAGTATGAATATAGTCCTTGTAGTTTAGAATGTGATTTGACTTTCCATGGTGATCAATCTAAATTCTCGATTTATCCGTCCTTATCATCCTGGTGTGAATGCTGTGAAAATGATGGTGCATCAGGTCAAACGTGGGTGTCGTATTATCCAAAGTTTGCCATTGAGAAAAAGTATCACTCCAATACATGGGGGCGCTTGAAGGCTTCATTTCATGGTTACTTCAATGGTATGCCGGTGAAAGTGGAGAAGTGTGGGATGCAGCTCATATATGCCAAAAATGATGAGTATAACTGTCCTACACTGACAACAATGCCAGACACTTGGAATATGGAATGTTTGCAGAAGCTTTATTTAGATGGTACTGCTATTAAGGAAATACCATCCTCAATAGACAGTCTCTCCATACTTGTTGAGTTTTATACACGAAACTGCAAAAACCTTGAAAGTCTTCCAAGGAgcatttgtaggttgaaataCCTTCAAGTTCTTTGTTGCACTAACTGTTCAAAGCTAGGAAGTTTTCCAGAAGTCATGGAGAATATGAACAATTTACGAGAGCTTCATTTACATGGAACAGCTATACAAGATCTACCATcatcaattgaaaatttgaaggggCTCGAATTTTTGGATTTAGCATCTTGCAAAAAGCTTGTGACCCTTCCTACCCACATTTGTAATTTGAAATCTCTCAAAACTCTTCATGTTTATGGTTGTTCAAAACTCAACAAATTGCCAAAGAGCCTAGGAAGCCTGCAATGTTTGGAGCACCTTGATGCTGGATGCTTAGGTTCAATTGCTCCTCCACTGCCTTCTTTGTCAG GTATTAGATCTCACTAA